A DNA window from Paenibacillus sp. HWE-109 contains the following coding sequences:
- a CDS encoding shikimate kinase — protein sequence MTARNIVLVGFMGTGKSTVGSLLAERLNWEFRDSDAVLEEEQQSRIADLFQQHGEAYFRTLESKTLAHILEGERQVVATGGGAVLAESNRTCMLQNGLVVALTASAETIIARVSSDTNRPLLQGNVEERVNTLLEQRKSSYDFAHTVIDTTELSTNEIVEFILAQVVK from the coding sequence GTGACAGCAAGAAATATTGTACTTGTAGGTTTTATGGGGACTGGTAAATCTACGGTTGGGAGCCTGTTGGCGGAGCGTCTGAACTGGGAGTTCCGTGATTCTGATGCCGTTCTGGAAGAGGAGCAGCAGTCGCGTATTGCAGATTTATTTCAACAGCATGGCGAAGCTTATTTCCGTACATTGGAGAGTAAGACGCTTGCGCATATTCTGGAAGGTGAGAGGCAGGTAGTGGCGACAGGCGGGGGAGCGGTGTTGGCAGAAAGCAATAGGACCTGCATGCTGCAAAACGGCCTTGTAGTGGCGCTGACAGCTTCTGCTGAGACGATCATTGCGCGAGTGAGCAGCGATACGAACCGGCCTTTGCTGCAAGGCAATGTGGAAGAGCGCGTGAACACGTTGTTGGAACAACGGAAGTCATCCTATGATTTCGCGCACACAGTGATTGATACAACTGAGCTGTCAACGAATGAGATCGTAGAGTTTATTCTGGCGCAAGTCGTGAAATGA